In Aegilops tauschii subsp. strangulata cultivar AL8/78 chromosome 3, Aet v6.0, whole genome shotgun sequence, one genomic interval encodes:
- the LOC141042285 gene encoding uncharacterized protein, with protein MAPEASPSSPRRSPSSGCSRRRPRLSSSSSRLPSRLPCVSSTKGEELLEPRPSGRCPSASSPHSSPLPASPPAERLLTSFVARPASSASRSFAAADSLPLPSASPATSRATAAPTRRASAPSPAKSGAPWPDPPSRARRWPPLLLSPRLPCVLCITSPTSSPARSHLHRPCPFWLDPAAWAPSPATGALAGDHLRRPSSLAPLLRSPEPAPRPACCCFCSSEANSSPAHPVDRSRAWPPRLGQQPPLAFSRSGPVRLCLTGPSPWLRFLSGVVRIRSTTSVCLLHGLVLLPCGISGKMTIPSKSLLSLLASCSLYCYAALPTTCFSSLPSCHEPLTFVTLPSKPLFGYVTTFAQPLL; from the exons ATGGCGCCCGAGGCCTCCCCTAGCTCGCCTCGTCGGAGCCCTTCCAGCGGCTGCTCCAGGCGTCGCCCTCGTCTCTCCTCATCCTCCAGCCGCCTCCCCTCCCGGCTCCCGTGCGTGTCCAGCACCAAaggagaggagctcctcgagcCTCGACCCAGCGGcaggtgcccgagcgcctcctcaCCTCATTCGTCGCCGCTGCCTGCCTCGCCTCCTGCCGAGCGCCTCCTCACCTCGTTCGTCGCCAGGCCTGCCTCCTCTGCCTCGCGCTCGTTCGCCGCCGCCGACTCCCTGCCGCTGCCATCTGCTTCCCCTGCAACGAGTAGAGCCACTGCCGCCCCAACCCGGCGCGCCTCCGCCCCTtctccggccaagtccggcgccCCATGGCCGGATCCGCCGTCGCGTGCTCGTCGGTGGCCGCCCCTGCTCCTCTCGCCCCGACTCCCCTGCGTCCTCTGCATCACGTCGCCGACCTCCTCTCCAGCAAGGAGCCACCTCCACCGCCCTTGCCCGTTCTGGCTGGATCCCGCCGCCTGGGCCCCGTCCCCGGCCACCGGTGCCCTCGCCGGAGACCATCTGCGCCGCCCGTCAAGTCTAGCGCCTCTGCTTCGCTCGCCTGAGCCAGCGCCTCGTCCCGCCTGCTGCTGCTTCTGTTCTTCAGAAGCGAACAGCTCGCCCGCTCACCCCGTTGACCGCAGTCGCGCGTGGCCTCCGCGCCTGGGCCAGCAGCCTCCCCTTGCCTTCTCCAGATCCGGCCCAGTTCGCCTCTGCCTCACCGGGCCAAGCCCATGG cttcggtttctttccggagttgtgaggattcgttcgactacgtccgtttgtcttcttcatggactcgttcttcttccttgcgggatctcaggcaagatgaccataccctcaaaatcacttctatctttgcttgctagctgttcgctctattgctatgccgcgctacctaccacttgcttttcaagcctcccaagttgccatgaacctctaacctttgtcacccttcctagcaaaccgttgtttggctatgttaccacttttgctcagcccctcttatag